The sequence below is a genomic window from Thermoflavifilum sp..
TGCCCTCTTTGCGGGATGGGTTGGGATTTTCTCCGATATAAGCCAGGGCGGCATATTCCCATTCGGCTTCCGTGGGCAACCGGTAGTTGGGCAGCAAAATACCGTCTTCGAACGTAATGTTGCGGGGTGTTCCATCCGGATTACGATAGGGAGATTTCCGGGAATTCGCCATTTTACCGGGAGTGCCTTCATACAGACCAGCCAGATAGGCTCCGGTAGTAAATACATTATCAGCCTGTTCATTATCGATATCCTGCATGGAAAGAATGCCCGCATCAATTAATAATTTCTCATTTACGCGGTCGCTACGCCATTTACAGAAATCAGAAGCCTGTTCCCAGCTTACACCCACTACAGGGTAATAATTGTAAGCCGGATGACGGAAATAATATTCAACCAGTGGCTCATTGTAAGCGAGTTCGCTACGCCATACCAGCGTGTCGGGCAAAGCTTTTTGATATACCTGTGGATAAGTTTGACCGAAAACCCGACTGAGCCAGTACAGATACTCCCGGTAATGCACATTGGCTACTTCCGTTTCATCGATATAAAAGGAAGACACAGTAACACGCCGCGGAATATTGTTCCACTGGTACATCACGTCCTGTTCGGTGGCGCCCATGGTAAACGTACCGCCCTGTACAAAAACCAGCCCTGGCCCGGTTTGCTGTTCTTTGTTTTTTGCAACATAAAATCCACCCCATTTGGGATTGTTATAATCCCAACCCGTTACGGCTGATTTTTCATATTTCTTTTTAAACAGGCTACAGGAGCTGAACGTTAGAGCTGTGGCCGCTCCTGCACACATCCATAAAAAAATTGATCTCGTACGCATGGTTTTTCACATTGGATTTCCGGAATAAAAACGCAAAAACATTTTATTTATTTTGCCATGAAGGCAACCCGTGTAATAAACTTTAAAGATAAAACGCAAAAATGCCTTTAAAAGTATGCAAAATAATTTTCCCTGGCATGAAATTCCTGCTGTAAAAAGTTTTGACCGTGCGGAACCATGAAGGCAAAATGGCTATATTTTTGCTTTTGTGAATGCTATTTTCTTGTCATGCTGAACACTTTAAAATACTAAACACATTATTGAATCGTTTACATGATGATTGGTTTTTAAGAAAAAAATTAGTTTGCGTAAAAATTACAATAAGTAAAGTTTTTGTTGTAAGTTTAACCTGTTTATTGCCAAACCAGAACGATACATGACCCGATCGAACGCCATCACAGTTTATTTGAGCCTTTGCATATCCTTGTTACCCCTGATCTCAGCAGCCCAGCAGATTGATTCTACGACGTCGATTGATGGGAGGGTAAATGTGATTAATACGGCTGTCCCGTTTTTGCGGATTTCGCCGGATGCCCGAAGCGGGGCCCTGGGGGATGCGGGGCTTGCCATTTCGCCCGATGCCAATTCCATTTACTGGAATCTTTCTAAAATTCCTTTTGCCACTCAGCCTGGTGCGCTCTCTGTTACCTATACGCCCTGGTTAACCCAGCTGGTGAATGATGTATATCTGGCCGATGTGAGTGGATACAAACAATTGGATGAAACCCAATCTATTGCGGCTTCGCTCCGGTATTTTTCGCTGGGCAATGTGCAGTTCTACGATTTTCGGGGTATGGATCAGGGGCAGTTTCATCCGCGAGAATTCGCTGTTGATGCAGGATATGCGCGAAAATTATCTGACCACTGGGGGCTGGGCATCACCTTGCGCTACATTTATTCCAACCTGGCTTCCGGATATAATCCCGATAATGGGAGCACCTATAAAGCCGGCCAGGCTGTAGCCGGAGATGTATCGACCTACTACACGGCTACGGTGGAAAACGACAATGGAGGCAGCCATACCTGGAGCTTCGGCGCAGCCATCACGAATGTGGGTAACAAAATTTCTTATACCAATGGTGCGGCGCAGAAGAATTTCCTGCCTACCAACCTTGGCATAGGCGGTGCATATACCACCCAGCCGGATGAGTACAACAAGATCACCTTCACGCTCGACCTGAATAAATTGCTGGTACCCACTCCTCCTAAGGATTCGGCCGGGCTGGCAAATTATTATGATATCGGTGTGGTGGAGGGCATTTTCAAGTCATTTGGTGATGCCCCGGGTGGATTGAAGGAAGAGTTAGAAGAGATTACCTATAGCATCGGCGTGGAATACTGGTATAATGATCTCTTTGCCGTGCGAGGTGGCTATTTTCATGAAAGCAAATACAAGGGCGATCGGCAGTATTTTACGGCCGGACTGGGATTGAAATACAATAATTTCGGCCTGAATTTTTCCTATCTGGTGCCTTCCGGGTCGGGCATTCAACGCAATCCACTTTCTAATACCCTGCGTTTTTCGCTGTTGTTTGATTTTGGTAAAAAGCAATAGATGCCTCAGTTTCGCATTGGCCAGGGGATTGATTTTCATCAGCTCTCGACCGATATCGCAGGTGGTTTACGGCTGGGTGGCATAAGTCTTCCTTCCGATAAAGGCGCCGTGGGGCACAGCGATGCAGATGTTTTGTTGCATGCCATCTGCGACGCCCTGTTAGGTGCTGCTGCCCTGGGCGATATTGGTACGCATTTCCCCGATACGGATCCGGCATGGAAGGGTATTGACAGTCGCATCCTGCTGCAGCAGTGTGTGGACAAAGTCCGGGAACTGGGTTATGCACTATGCAACCTGGATTGCACGGTTTGTCTGCAGGCCCCGAGAATCAAACCCTATATTCCGGCCATGCAACAGGAGATTGCCCGTATTGTGCAGGTGAATCCGGATCAGGTTTCCATCAAAGCTACGACTACTGAGCGTCTGGGGTTCATTGGCAGGGGAGAAGGCGTTGCCGCTCTTGCGATTGTGCTTCTCATGAAGCCGTGAACACGTGGTGCTGAGGTTTTCTCCTGCTTTTCACAAAACCTTACTTTTGTATTGTTATGCATACCGTAAAGGTGCCCCTCATCAACCGTTCCCCTTTTGCTGTTCCGCAATATGCTACTGCAGGTGCTGCAGGACTTGATCTGCGTGCCCATCTTCCCGAGGCCATAGCCATAAAACCTGGTGAGCGGGTATTAATTCCGACCGGATTATTTATTGCATTACCGGAAGGTTACGAAGCCCAGATCAGGCCCAGAAGTGGGCTGGCCTGGAAGCAGGGGCTCACGGTACTGAATGCTCCGGGCACCATAGATGCTGATTATCGGGGAGAAATTCAGGTGATTTTAATCAATCTTTCCGGTGAAATCCAGTGGATTCAGCCCGGTGACCGGATTGCCCAGATGATTGTGGCTCCCTGTGTCAGAATTGAATGGGTAGAAGCCCAGCAACTAACCCTTACCGATCGGGGTGCGCATGGGTTTGGTCATACCGGTAAAACCTGACCCGGCGATGAACAGGTGGTTGCGATATGGATGCTGCTGGGGTATGCTGCTTTTGATGATGGTAAGCTGCAGGCCTGCTCGAAAGATTGAGCGATCGTATTATCCGCATTTTACCCATCTGATGCATTTTGCTGATTCCGCTTCCCGCCAGCAATATGTGGACAGCTTGTTTTTTGCGGCAGAAATTCAGAAACAGGAAGGAGATTTTACCAGGGCTTTATTTGATTTGTTTTTATTTCTGGCCTACACGCCGCACAATGCAGCAGCACATTTCGAGATCTCGCGCCTGTTTGTTCAGTTGCAACAGCCCTGGCGCGCCCTCTATTATGCTGAAAAAGCCACCAGGCTGGATACAAACAATCAATGGTATCAGATCAGCTATGCCGACGTGCTGGCTATGAACAAACGATACGACTCTGCAGCGGCTGTTTTTGCAGTGCTTTACAAACGCCAGCCCTACCAAACGCAATATCTTTACAATCAGGCTGTATTGCTCGCCCAGTCTCACTTTCATCGGGAAGATAGTGCCCTGAAGATTTTTGACACCCTTGAAAAAATCAATGGTCTGCAGGAAGCCTATGTATATCAGAAACAACGGATTTATCTGCAACAGCATAAAATAGCTGAAGCAGCCGCAGAAGTACGTAAACTCATCAACCGGTATCCCGATGAGCCCCGTTATTATCGTTTGCTGGCACAACTATTTGATCAGCAACAGATGCACGATTCGGCTATTGCCGTGTGGCAGGCCCTTTTTCAGAAATATCCTGATTATCCGCAGGGGTTGATTGCCATGGCGCTGCAGTTTCGTCGCCAGGGCGATACGGCTTCTTTTTACAGGTACATGGCCAGGGCATTTGCCAATCCTGATCTGGATATTGAAGACAAGATCGATTTTCTTTATCCCTTTCTTCAGTATGTGGAGATCGATTCCAGTCGTGTAGCGGAAGCACTTTACTTATGCCAGATGGTATTAACCGCACACCCGGACGATAGCCGGGCTTACGCGTTGTATGGAGATATCTGGCTGCATGCCAGTCGCTGGTATGCAACCCGGGTATGGGAAGACAGTGCAGCTATGGCATATCGCCGGGCTATTGCACTCGATACCACGGAAATAAGCTGGTGGCAACGGTTGTTGCAGTTGTACGCGATGACTCATCAGGCCGAGCGTTTATCCAGCGTGAGCCGGGAAACCATTTTCCATTTCCCTGAAAAGCCTGATGGATACTATTATTATGGAACAGCAAAGGTGTGGCAACATGCTGAATCAGCCGCAGCGGATACTTTGCAACGTGCCCTGCAACTGGCCGAACCGGATCCGGAAATAAAAATCCAGATATTGTCGCTACTGGGTACGGTGTATTTTGATTTACACTACTACAATCGATCGGATAGTTGCTTTGAAGCTGCACTTGCGCTTTCACCCGACAATGACCTCATTTTAAACAATTACAGCTATTATCTTGCCGAGCGTGGAGAACAATTGCAAAAGGCCTTACAGATGATTCAAAAAGCCGTGCATCTGCAACCGGATAATTACAGTTATGAAGATACCTATGCGTGGGTACTGTATAAATTAAAAGCCTATCGGCAAGCACTGGAATGGATGCAAAAAGCCCTTGCACATCCGGAAGCCCAGCAAAGCCCGGGTTACTGGGTGCATTACGGAGATATTCTTTTTTCCTTACATCGGATTGACGATGCGGTGTCGTCATGGAAAATGGCGGTAGAAAAAGGCGATACATCATTGATTTTACAGCAAAAAATAAAATATCGTTCGTTAAACCCCGATATCCATTGAATTGAGATATGCATACATTACGGTCGTTTGTCATCCTGAGCAGCTGTATGATTTATTTATGTTCTGCGACTTCCTGCAGCATCATGCATAAGCTATTTTCATCACGTAAAGCCACGCATGTTGTACCTGTGGCAACTGCTGCTGTCCCACAGGAGATACATCCATCTGTTGCATCCGGCCCGTCAAATCTGATTCAAGACGAAATGGTTTTATACGATACCTTACAGCAACATGTCTTGCATTTTCGCACCTATGCTGCACGTCTGAAAGTGAATTTCATGCAGGATGATGAGGCACAAAACCTGGTGGTAAATCTGCGCATGCAGTCGGATAGTTTGATCTGGATGAATGCAACGGCGTTGCTGGGCATTGAAGTAGCTCGCGCCCTTATCACGCCCGATAGTATATGGTTCATCAATCGTTTAAAACGAACTTATTATCAGAAAAGCTTTCAGGAAATTGCGGAATGGATAGGCGTTCCGGTTAATTTTCGTATGCTACAAAATTTACTCGTAGGCAATCCGGTGTTTTTAAGCGATACGATAACCGGGATACAGGCAGATACAGCTTCGGTGTGCTTGACCATGCTGGCAGACAGTATGGTCAATCGTCTCTGGATTACGTTTCCGGCATTACGCTGGCAGCGGAGCGAGCTGATGATTCCTTATCGGATCTCGTCAATCACCGATTCCAGTCTGGCGCGGCCCGTGGTGCAATATTTTTATGCCGATAGCCTTCAGTTATATCCTTCTGGCTGGCAATTGCAGGTAAATGATTCGCAGCATACAACGCTGCAGGTGGATATTCAAAATGTGATTTTCAATCAATCATTGAGTTTTCCGTTTTTCGTTCCGGCACATTATACCACTCAACGATAAATGCGCTGTTAAAAATCTTTTCGCATTTCATGAAACAAAGTGGCTTTGCATGGCATTTGGTTAAATTTGCTCGTGTGAAACGATGGATTCATAAGCATATTCGCCATATCTGTGTATTTCTTGCCCTGTGGCTGGGCTGGTGTGGTAATGTGTATGCACAAAAAAATGCTAATCTGCCCACAAGAGCCGAACTGGAAAGAGAAAAGGCACAACTCCAACGCCAGCTTGAAGAGGCAAATGCACATCTGGAAGAAATCCGGAAAAATAAAAATCTCACCGTCAGACAGGTGCAGCTGTTGCAAAATAAAATCAGCCTGCGCGACAGGTTGATTGAAAACCTGAATGATGAAATCAGCTTGATTGATCGCGATATTCGAAGAGCATATAGCGATATTCAGGCGCTGGAACAGGATCTGGATACGCTAAAGGCTGAATATGCGCGTCAGGTGGTGTATACTTACAAGAACAGAAGCATGTATGATTACCTGAACTTTATTCTCTCGGCCAACAGCTTTAACCAGGCCCTGCACCGATATGCTTATTTGAAACGTTTGCGTGATTATCGTCGCCATCAGGTACAATCTATCATCCAGACCGAAGCTTTGCTCAAAGAAAAAATCAGTTTGCTTTCGGCCAGTAAACAGGAGCGTACGCAGGCATTGAGTGCCCAGCAAAAGCAAATGGAACAGCTGGAAAGAGAGCGGAAAGAAAAAAACCAGTTATTGCTTACGCTTAAGGGCAGGGAAAAGCAAATTCTTGCCGATATTGAAGCCAAGCGCAGGGCCCAGCAAAAGCTGGATGCCACGCTGGCCATTTTAATTCGGCGTGAGATTGAAGAAGCCCGTCGGAAGGCGGCCGAAGAGGCTGCACGGGCAAAAGCCGCAACGGCTTCAACTGCTGCCCGATCGGCGTCGGAAGCAAACGCCAGCCCTGCAGCTGCATTAACGGAAACACCGGAAGAAAAACTCATTTCCAGCAATTTTGAAGGAAATATGGGCAGGCTGCCCTGGCCCGTAGAGAAAGGGTATATCTCCGATCCCTATGGTCGGCATCAGCATCCCGTGCTCTCGTACGTGGAAGTGGAGAACAACGGGGTGAATATCGATACCGAGAAAGGAGCCGTAGCCCGCGCCGTATTTGAAGGCGATGTGGTAACGGCTACTTTTGATCAATACAATCGGTGGACGGTAATCCTGCGACACGGACAATATTTTACCGTGTATTCCAATTTATTGAAACCACTCGTCAAGGCCGGCGAGCATGTACATACCAAACAGCCCGTTGGGATTGTCTATACCAACGATGAATCCGGTGAAACTTACCTGCATTTTCTCATTTACAAAGGAACCGAATCCATGAATCCCGCTCTTTGGCTGAGCAGTAGTCATTGATGGGCGTTAAACGGGCAATGGAATGGCCGGTTGTTGTTGAATCATTTGCAAATACAGTTGCTCATACTGGGGAACGATTTTTTCCAGATGAAAATTGGTCGCCCGCTTTAAAGCCTGCTTCCGAAAACGCTGCAGCATATCGGTATCGCTCAACAGCTGAATGGCATGAGCGGCCATGTGGGCAATATCGCCTACCGGGCTTAGAAAGCCGGTTTCGGCATTAATATTTACTTCTGGCAAACCGCCTGCGTTTGACGAAATCACGGGCACTTCACAGGCCATCGCTTCCAGCGCCGCCAGCCCGAAGCTTTCGTATTCCGAAGGCAGTAAAAACAGGTCGCTGATGGAAAGAATGTCTTCCAGTTGCTCCTGTTTGCCGACGAAGCGAATATCATCGCACAAGTTCAGCTCCCTGCATAACCGCTCGACCATGGGCCTTTCGGGGCCGTCGCCCACCAGCAGCAGCTTGCTGGGAATGGTTTCATGGACTTTCTGAAAAATCAGCACCACATCCTGTACCCGTTTGATGGGGCGGAAGTTGGATACATGTACCAGAATTTTTTCTCCATTTGGTGCAATGGCTTGCCGGAATTGCGGAAGCGGCCGACGGTGAAAACGTTTGATATCCACAAAATTGTAAATAACCTGTATATCCTTGCGAATATCAAACGAGCGATAGGTTTCATCGCGAAGGTTCCGGGATACGGCGGTAATGGCATCAGACTGGTTAATGGAAAACGAGACTACCGGCGCATAAGTCTTATCTCTTCCCACAAGCGTGATATCTGTTCCATGCAGGGTGGTGATCACCGGTAAATATTTTCCCTGTCGCTTCAGGATTTCTTTGGCCACAAAAGCCGTGGAAGCATGTGGAATGGCATAGTGTACATGCAATAAATCCAGATGACTGTTTAATGCTACATCCACCAGTGTGCTTGAAAGCGCCGATTCATAGGGGGGATAATCGAATAAAGGATAGGTGGGTACAATCACTTCATGATAGTAAATATTCGCATGGAAATGATCCAGCCGCACGGGTTGCTGATAGGTGATGAAATGCACCAGATGTCCTTTATCGGCCAGTGCTTTACCTAATTCGGTAGCAATGACACCACTGCCTCCATAGGTAGGATAGCAAACAATACCGATACGCATAGGCTAAGTTTTGCAGGCACTAAGGTAATTACATTTTTCCTGAAGCCTTTGGCATGTGCGTGAATTCGTTGTATTTTTCACCTATGGCACGGTTTAGCTTTGTCACCATTTTCATCCTCTTGCTTTTGGTGGCTACCCTTATCTATTTTCGATATCTCACACCCTACCAGATCAGCATACAACAGGGTATCCTGAAATCGGTGGTGCAACAGGGTTATGTGTTCAAAACCTATGAAGGATGGCTGGAATTGCCCGGAGAAAGTGAGCAGTCACATCAGCTGCTTCATTTTTCTGTGGTGCGGTCCACACTGGCCGATTCCCTGATATCGGTTACCGGCGATGAGGTGACGCTGAAATTGCTCACCTACAAGGGCAGGCTTCCCTGGCGGGGCGAATCGGCCACCATAGCCGATGCGCTGTTGTATGTGACAACGCCCGACACGGCAGGCGTTCATTGAGCGGGATAACCGATAAGAAACACCGCTGGCTTCTTGTGCAGGTCTGGCCATGCCGTGGTTTTCCATTC
It includes:
- a CDS encoding SUMF1/EgtB/PvdO family nonheme iron enzyme; translation: MRTRSIFLWMCAGAATALTFSSCSLFKKKYEKSAVTGWDYNNPKWGGFYVAKNKEQQTGPGLVFVQGGTFTMGATEQDVMYQWNNIPRRVTVSSFYIDETEVANVHYREYLYWLSRVFGQTYPQVYQKALPDTLVWRSELAYNEPLVEYYFRHPAYNYYPVVGVSWEQASDFCKWRSDRVNEKLLIDAGILSMQDIDNEQADNVFTTGAYLAGLYEGTPGKMANSRKSPYRNPDGTPRNITFEDGILLPNYRLPTEAEWEYAALAYIGENPNPSRKEGKRGEELIMNREVYPWSINPTGLRDQRRGNFEGQFLANFKRGLGDNMGIAGGLNDRASIPAPVKSFYPNAFGIYNMAGNVSEWVEDVYRQLTPLDADGFNYFRGNVFMDVYRNAQGEFEKDSLGRLKKIVEPDSIAAKRLNYQRADVRDYLDGDSLSGVTYGYGITSLINNETRVIKGGSWNDLPYWLSPGTRRYMQQNMSSNTVGFRCAMDRVGSQEGNGFRTGNYFRQPRQKR
- the porV gene encoding type IX secretion system outer membrane channel protein PorV, which gives rise to MTRSNAITVYLSLCISLLPLISAAQQIDSTTSIDGRVNVINTAVPFLRISPDARSGALGDAGLAISPDANSIYWNLSKIPFATQPGALSVTYTPWLTQLVNDVYLADVSGYKQLDETQSIAASLRYFSLGNVQFYDFRGMDQGQFHPREFAVDAGYARKLSDHWGLGITLRYIYSNLASGYNPDNGSTYKAGQAVAGDVSTYYTATVENDNGGSHTWSFGAAITNVGNKISYTNGAAQKNFLPTNLGIGGAYTTQPDEYNKITFTLDLNKLLVPTPPKDSAGLANYYDIGVVEGIFKSFGDAPGGLKEELEEITYSIGVEYWYNDLFAVRGGYFHESKYKGDRQYFTAGLGLKYNNFGLNFSYLVPSGSGIQRNPLSNTLRFSLLFDFGKKQ
- the ispF gene encoding 2-C-methyl-D-erythritol 2,4-cyclodiphosphate synthase, giving the protein MPQFRIGQGIDFHQLSTDIAGGLRLGGISLPSDKGAVGHSDADVLLHAICDALLGAAALGDIGTHFPDTDPAWKGIDSRILLQQCVDKVRELGYALCNLDCTVCLQAPRIKPYIPAMQQEIARIVQVNPDQVSIKATTTERLGFIGRGEGVAALAIVLLMKP
- the dut gene encoding dUTP diphosphatase, which produces MHTVKVPLINRSPFAVPQYATAGAAGLDLRAHLPEAIAIKPGERVLIPTGLFIALPEGYEAQIRPRSGLAWKQGLTVLNAPGTIDADYRGEIQVILINLSGEIQWIQPGDRIAQMIVAPCVRIEWVEAQQLTLTDRGAHGFGHTGKT
- a CDS encoding tetratricopeptide repeat protein, whose amino-acid sequence is MNRWLRYGCCWGMLLLMMVSCRPARKIERSYYPHFTHLMHFADSASRQQYVDSLFFAAEIQKQEGDFTRALFDLFLFLAYTPHNAAAHFEISRLFVQLQQPWRALYYAEKATRLDTNNQWYQISYADVLAMNKRYDSAAAVFAVLYKRQPYQTQYLYNQAVLLAQSHFHREDSALKIFDTLEKINGLQEAYVYQKQRIYLQQHKIAEAAAEVRKLINRYPDEPRYYRLLAQLFDQQQMHDSAIAVWQALFQKYPDYPQGLIAMALQFRRQGDTASFYRYMARAFANPDLDIEDKIDFLYPFLQYVEIDSSRVAEALYLCQMVLTAHPDDSRAYALYGDIWLHASRWYATRVWEDSAAMAYRRAIALDTTEISWWQRLLQLYAMTHQAERLSSVSRETIFHFPEKPDGYYYYGTAKVWQHAESAAADTLQRALQLAEPDPEIKIQILSLLGTVYFDLHYYNRSDSCFEAALALSPDNDLILNNYSYYLAERGEQLQKALQMIQKAVHLQPDNYSYEDTYAWVLYKLKAYRQALEWMQKALAHPEAQQSPGYWVHYGDILFSLHRIDDAVSSWKMAVEKGDTSLILQQKIKYRSLNPDIH
- a CDS encoding DUF4292 domain-containing protein, which translates into the protein MHKLFSSRKATHVVPVATAAVPQEIHPSVASGPSNLIQDEMVLYDTLQQHVLHFRTYAARLKVNFMQDDEAQNLVVNLRMQSDSLIWMNATALLGIEVARALITPDSIWFINRLKRTYYQKSFQEIAEWIGVPVNFRMLQNLLVGNPVFLSDTITGIQADTASVCLTMLADSMVNRLWITFPALRWQRSELMIPYRISSITDSSLARPVVQYFYADSLQLYPSGWQLQVNDSQHTTLQVDIQNVIFNQSLSFPFFVPAHYTTQR
- a CDS encoding peptidoglycan DD-metalloendopeptidase family protein, which produces MKRWIHKHIRHICVFLALWLGWCGNVYAQKNANLPTRAELEREKAQLQRQLEEANAHLEEIRKNKNLTVRQVQLLQNKISLRDRLIENLNDEISLIDRDIRRAYSDIQALEQDLDTLKAEYARQVVYTYKNRSMYDYLNFILSANSFNQALHRYAYLKRLRDYRRHQVQSIIQTEALLKEKISLLSASKQERTQALSAQQKQMEQLERERKEKNQLLLTLKGREKQILADIEAKRRAQQKLDATLAILIRREIEEARRKAAEEAARAKAATASTAARSASEANASPAAALTETPEEKLISSNFEGNMGRLPWPVEKGYISDPYGRHQHPVLSYVEVENNGVNIDTEKGAVARAVFEGDVVTATFDQYNRWTVILRHGQYFTVYSNLLKPLVKAGEHVHTKQPVGIVYTNDESGETYLHFLIYKGTESMNPALWLSSSH
- the bshA gene encoding N-acetyl-alpha-D-glucosaminyl L-malate synthase BshA translates to MRIGIVCYPTYGGSGVIATELGKALADKGHLVHFITYQQPVRLDHFHANIYYHEVIVPTYPLFDYPPYESALSSTLVDVALNSHLDLLHVHYAIPHASTAFVAKEILKRQGKYLPVITTLHGTDITLVGRDKTYAPVVSFSINQSDAITAVSRNLRDETYRSFDIRKDIQVIYNFVDIKRFHRRPLPQFRQAIAPNGEKILVHVSNFRPIKRVQDVVLIFQKVHETIPSKLLLVGDGPERPMVERLCRELNLCDDIRFVGKQEQLEDILSISDLFLLPSEYESFGLAALEAMACEVPVISSNAGGLPEVNINAETGFLSPVGDIAHMAAHAIQLLSDTDMLQRFRKQALKRATNFHLEKIVPQYEQLYLQMIQQQPAIPLPV